The sequence TCACTATTATTTCATTGAGTGCAATAGGTATTGTTGCGGCAATGATATTGTTCTTTATAGCACAAAAATTTAAAGTTTTTGAAGACCCGAAAATTGATGAAGTAGAAGAAGTTTTACCAAGTGCAAATTGCGGTGGCTGCGGTTTTCCGGGTTGTAGAAATTTTGCAGAAGCCTGTGTAAAAGCCGAAAATCTGGGCGACCTGTTTTGTCCGGTTGGTGGCAACGAGTGCATGAGCGATGTGGCAAAAGCACTCGGCAAAGAGGTAGTAGAAAAAGATCCGGTAATTGCAGTTCTGAAATGTAATGGAGCCTGCGATAATCGTGCAAAAACAAACCAATATGATGGAGCCTACAATTGTACTGCTGCTCATAATCTTTACGGAGGCGATACTGGTTGTCATTTTGGATGTCTTGGAATGGGCGAATGTGTTGATGCATGCAATTTCGATGCAATGTATATGGACGAAAAAACCGGTTTGCCTGTGATTGATGATGAAAAGTGTACCGCTTGCAATGCTTGTGTTGAAGCATGTCCAAAACTATTGTTAGAGCTTCGCCCAAAAGGGAAAAAGTCGAGACGTATTTTTGTTTCATGTATGAACAAAGACAAAGGAGCAGCCAAAAAAATCGGTTGCGATGTAGCATGTATAGGTTGTAAACGATGTGTTAAAGAATGTAAATTCGATGCAATTACAGTCGATAATTTCCTTGCATATATCGATGCAGACAAATGTACATTGTGCAGAAAATGTGTTGT is a genomic window of Bacteroidota bacterium containing:
- a CDS encoding Fe-S cluster domain-containing protein gives rise to the protein MSETVIFTIISLSAIGIVAAMILFFIAQKFKVFEDPKIDEVEEVLPSANCGGCGFPGCRNFAEACVKAENLGDLFCPVGGNECMSDVAKALGKEVVEKDPVIAVLKCNGACDNRAKTNQYDGAYNCTAAHNLYGGDTGCHFGCLGMGECVDACNFDAMYMDEKTGLPVIDDEKCTACNACVEACPKLLLELRPKGKKSRRIFVSCMNKDKGAAKKIGCDVACIGCKRCVKECKFDAITVDNFLAYIDADKCTLCRKCVVVCPTKAIHELNFPPRKVKVAKPEKAVVEKAKVADSEKKEVITIENKDSESKSEKSDS